In the genome of Bradyrhizobium sp. CB3481, the window GGCGGGTCAGGAACAGCCGCAAGCCGTCCTTGGTCGAAATCGGATGCTCTTCGGTGAGCAGGCCGCGCTTCTTGATCGCGGCTTCGTCGCGCGCGATGATCAGCTTGGCTTCGCGCGGGTTGAAGATGTCGGCCGCGGTCAGGCCCGTGGCATCCTCGCGGCGGCGATTGAGGATGGTCTCCGCACTGCGGTTGGCGAGCAGGTACCGGCCGTCGCTGACGCGCTCGACAATCAGCGAGACCGGGATGTTGTCGACCACCAGTTCGAGGAATTTCTTGGTGTTCTCCAGCTCGCGCGACAACGACCGGCGGTCGGTGACGTCATCGAACAGCGTGATGAGGAATTCCGGCTTGTTGCTCTCGTTGCGCGCGACCACGCGGTTGGCGGACAGAACGCGCTCCTCGGCGCCCCGTTCGACGATGTATTCGCTATGGTGATGGCCGTCCGGCGCGGTCAGCGCCGCCTGATCCGCGGCTTCGATGCTCTTGGCGGTCTCGGGCCGGAAGATCTCGTCGGCGCGCTTGCCGACGACGCGATCCCTGGAGAAACGCGAGAAGCGCTCGAACGCACGGTTGGCGAAGATGTAGCGGCCGTCCTCGATGTTCTTGGCGGCGACACAGACCGGGACGTTGTCGAGCACCGATTCCAGGAACTTGGTGGTGGATGCCAGTTTGCGCGATAGCTGGCGCTGTTCCGTGCAGTCCTCATGCGTCCCGATCGTCCCGCCATTGGGCAGGCGGAAGATCTTGGACAGCACCGATCGGCCGTCCGGCAGCTCGGTGACGACGCCTTCGGGACGGCGGGCCAGCTTGCTGAATTCCTCGACGCTGAGGTTGAGCAGCCCCCGCGCGCGCCGCAGTTCGAGCAGTTCGCGGCCGGTCATGTTGCTTGAAATCTCGGCGCGGCTGAGCCCGTACATTTCGAGGAAGCGGTCGTTGCAGAAGACCACGCGCTTTTGTGCGTTGGTCATCATCACGCCCTGGTTAAGCGTATTGAGCGCCGAGCTGATGAACGCGCTGCGTTGTGCCTGGGCATTCCTGGCCTTTCGCAGGGCGGCCAATATCCAGATGCCGATCGCGATCAGGAAAGAGACGCCGGCGATCCCGCCAAGCAGGAGTTCCCACAGCAGATTGGGATCGACTTCGCCGATAGAGCCGGCCGGTGCAGCGTCCGCGGCAGGCGCGGCCCACGCGAATCCGCAATCGCAGGCAATGGCGAGCAGGCAAACGAGGGCCTGCGCCGGAATCGAATTCTTCCGTCCTGCCTGCCGGTTGCTGTCAGCCATTACCCACCCGAGGTTTGCGGGCGGAGTGTCTGGCTTGACGGGTTTGGATCGGGTAAACGACTACCCACCCAATTCTAAAATACGACCCAAATTACGGCAATTGCCCCGACATGATTAATGCTTCACTAACGGGACCGCGTATGCGGCGTATTTCGAGGCAAACCAACGGGTTGGCCTGCGGCATGGACGAACGAAACGGCCACTGCTGCACGCGGCGAGAGCCGAGTACCGCACCATATTCCTGGGTCTGAAGCTGACATGGAAAAGGTTGATTGCGTCGTCGTCGGAGCGGGAGTGATCGGGCTTGCGATCGCACGGCGCCTGGCCCAGGCGGGCCGCGAAGTCATCGTCATCGAGGCCGCCGAAGGCATCGGTACCGTCACCTCCTCCCGCAACAGCGAGGTGATTCACGCCGGTATCTATTACCGCGCCGGCAGCCTGATGGCGCGGATGTGCGTCAGCGGCAAGCATGCGCTCTATCGCTATTGCCGGGACCACGGCATCCCGCACCGCAATTGCGGCAAGCTGATCGTGGCGACGACGCCGAGCGAAACCGAAAAGCTGCAGTCGATCCGCTCGCATGCCGAAGCCAATGGCGTCGACGATCTGCAATTGCTGACGGGCGACGCAGCGCGGTCGCTGGAGCCGGCGCTGAACTGCGATGCCGCGCTGCTCTCGCCGTCCACCGGCATCATCGACAGCCACGCCTATATGCTGGCGCTGCGTGGCGATGCGGAAGAGGCCGGCGCGGCCTATGCCTTCCACACGCCGCTGCTGCACGCACGCGCCAGCGGCGGCCGGATCGAAATCGAAACCGGCGGCGATGCGCCGATGACGCTGGCCTGCGACCTGTTCGTTAACGCGGCGGGCCTCAGCGCGCCCGCAGTGGCGCGCAGCATCGACGGCATGCCGGTCGGCATGATCCCTTGCGCCTATCTCGCCAAGGGCAATTATTTCAGCTGCAGCGCGCGGGCGCCGTTTACACGCCTGATCTATCCGGTGCCGGAGCCTGGCGGGCTCGGCGTGCACTTGACGCTCGATATGGCCGGACAGGCGCGTTTCGGGCCCGACGTCGAATGGGTGGAGAGCATCGATTATGCGGTCGATCCGGCACGCGCCGAACGCTTCTACCCGGCGATCCGCCGCTACTGGCCGACGCTGCCGGACGGCGCACTGATGCCAAGCTATTCCGGAATTCGGCCGAAGATCGTGCCGCCAGCCGTCGCTACGCAGGACTTCCTGATCCAGGGGCCTGCCGATCACGGCGTCGCCGGACTGAT includes:
- a CDS encoding NAD(P)/FAD-dependent oxidoreductase; the protein is MEKVDCVVVGAGVIGLAIARRLAQAGREVIVIEAAEGIGTVTSSRNSEVIHAGIYYRAGSLMARMCVSGKHALYRYCRDHGIPHRNCGKLIVATTPSETEKLQSIRSHAEANGVDDLQLLTGDAARSLEPALNCDAALLSPSTGIIDSHAYMLALRGDAEEAGAAYAFHTPLLHARASGGRIEIETGGDAPMTLACDLFVNAAGLSAPAVARSIDGMPVGMIPCAYLAKGNYFSCSARAPFTRLIYPVPEPGGLGVHLTLDMAGQARFGPDVEWVESIDYAVDPARAERFYPAIRRYWPTLPDGALMPSYSGIRPKIVPPAVATQDFLIQGPADHGVAGLINLFGIESPGLTSSLAIADHVGNLAGL